A region of Rhodohalobacter barkolensis DNA encodes the following proteins:
- a CDS encoding peroxidase-related enzyme (This protein belongs to a clade of uncharacterized proteins related to peroxidases such as the alkylhydroperoxidase AhpD.) — protein MPHIKTFSYDEADSELKEVYDDIIKSRGKLAEVHKIQGLNPEALVAHMDLYMTTMFGKSPLKRYQREMMAVVVSAANRCEYCIHHHEQALLAYWKEEEKTKLLRFNRAELDLPVKDRLLCNLAEYLTMNEGPDYSQYITQLKDAGFEDRAILDAVQIIAYFNFVNRMVLGLGVEFDADEMKGYNY, from the coding sequence ATGCCTCACATTAAAACCTTTTCTTACGATGAAGCCGATTCTGAACTGAAAGAAGTGTATGATGACATCATCAAATCGCGGGGAAAGCTGGCCGAAGTCCACAAAATTCAAGGCCTGAATCCGGAAGCGCTGGTCGCTCACATGGACCTTTATATGACAACCATGTTCGGAAAATCACCGCTCAAAAGATATCAGCGGGAGATGATGGCTGTGGTCGTATCGGCAGCAAACCGATGTGAATACTGCATTCATCATCACGAGCAGGCACTGCTGGCATATTGGAAAGAAGAGGAGAAAACGAAATTACTCAGATTTAACAGGGCTGAATTGGATTTACCGGTAAAGGATCGCCTTCTATGCAATCTGGCCGAATATTTAACAATGAATGAGGGTCCCGACTACTCTCAGTATATAACACAACTCAAGGATGCCGGGTTCGAAGACCGGGCTATTCTGGATGCTGTTCAGATCATTGCCTATTTCAACTTTGTAAATCGGATGGTTCTGGGGCTCGGGGTTGAATTTGATGCGGATGAGATGAAGGGATACAATTACTAA
- a CDS encoding tetratricopeptide repeat protein, translating into MIKSTFTATFIIFVLASGGVSAQTSSDLTAEERAEAMEYFIQGVTDFENEEYESALDNLTAAQLKLSEDPGINYALSDVYLMMGDFNNASYYAQIAANSEPENRWYQLQLAEIYRQAGRYEAIIDVFDTVLEYHPDDADVLYLKSQAYVEFGELEKSNETLDRLIEIRGSEFELHLRKFQNFNAMQQRDKALEQLEIMRDLNPGNISTLHTISQHYMELGDLESARETLLDAKNRNPRDPQTLILLAEIFIENEEWENLGETFITLLEDPLLYPTQKMELVRFLYMQHQQRPNEQLLTEQTSEAITAFSRSEPEFGPAQLIASEFFIQQNNLELALETLERAAEVTPEEPDVWSQRLQVLFSLGRYNEVIALSEEAMEIASNNAYVHFFTGASYMLTDQYESAAEVLDRATALPAQRNFRSVIYGTLGDVQQELDEWSSAVDAYNMALRLDPNNHNALNNYAYFLSVRGERLADALEMAEKAISIEPENAAYLDTIGWIHFNLGNYDEAKTYIERAIDTGDAGAEVYEHLGDVFRELGDMEQAKSWWAKALEMEPARDYLKERID; encoded by the coding sequence ATGATTAAATCTACGTTTACTGCTACGTTTATTATTTTTGTTCTGGCATCAGGAGGGGTGTCGGCTCAAACCTCATCCGATCTGACCGCGGAAGAGCGTGCTGAGGCTATGGAGTATTTCATCCAGGGGGTTACCGATTTTGAAAATGAGGAGTACGAAAGTGCACTCGACAACCTGACCGCTGCTCAGCTGAAACTGTCTGAAGATCCCGGAATAAACTACGCCCTGTCTGATGTATACCTGATGATGGGTGATTTCAACAACGCCTCCTACTATGCACAAATCGCTGCCAACAGTGAACCGGAGAATCGCTGGTATCAGCTGCAGCTGGCAGAAATCTATCGGCAGGCAGGCCGCTATGAGGCGATTATCGATGTGTTTGATACTGTTCTGGAATATCATCCCGATGATGCGGATGTTCTCTACTTGAAATCGCAGGCGTATGTAGAGTTTGGGGAACTGGAGAAATCAAACGAGACCCTTGATCGATTGATTGAAATTCGTGGAAGTGAGTTTGAGCTACATCTAAGAAAATTCCAGAATTTCAATGCCATGCAGCAACGAGACAAAGCTCTTGAGCAGCTGGAAATCATGCGTGACCTGAACCCCGGAAATATCTCCACTCTCCATACAATTAGTCAGCACTACATGGAATTGGGCGATCTTGAATCCGCTCGAGAAACACTCCTGGATGCCAAAAATCGAAACCCAAGAGATCCTCAAACGCTTATACTCCTGGCAGAAATATTTATTGAAAATGAGGAGTGGGAAAACCTCGGGGAGACATTCATCACCCTACTGGAAGATCCCCTGCTCTACCCCACTCAAAAGATGGAGCTGGTTCGGTTTCTGTACATGCAGCATCAGCAACGGCCTAATGAGCAGCTTCTTACCGAGCAAACATCTGAAGCAATTACGGCCTTCAGCAGAAGTGAACCTGAATTTGGTCCGGCACAACTCATTGCCTCCGAGTTTTTCATTCAGCAAAACAATCTGGAGCTTGCTCTTGAGACTTTGGAACGGGCCGCCGAAGTTACCCCCGAAGAACCTGATGTTTGGAGTCAGCGTTTACAGGTTCTGTTCTCACTGGGCCGATATAATGAAGTCATTGCCCTTTCTGAAGAAGCCATGGAGATTGCATCCAACAACGCGTACGTTCACTTTTTTACAGGTGCATCTTACATGCTGACCGATCAATATGAATCAGCCGCTGAAGTTTTGGACCGGGCAACCGCGCTGCCGGCTCAACGAAATTTCAGGTCCGTAATCTATGGAACACTTGGGGATGTACAGCAAGAATTGGACGAGTGGAGTTCGGCCGTTGACGCCTACAATATGGCTCTGAGACTCGACCCAAATAATCACAATGCCCTCAATAATTATGCATATTTCCTTTCTGTTCGGGGAGAACGGCTGGCCGATGCATTGGAAATGGCCGAAAAAGCGATCTCTATTGAACCGGAAAACGCCGCATATCTGGATACCATCGGGTGGATCCATTTTAACCTTGGGAACTACGATGAGGCGAAAACGTATATAGAAAGAGCCATTGATACCGGAGATGCCGGTGCCGAAGTGTATGAACATCTTGGTGATGTATTCCGTGAACTTGGCGATATGGAACAGGCAAAGTCATGGTGGGCAAAAGCACTTGAAATGGAACCGGCTCGAGATTATCTGAAAGAAAGGATTGATTAA
- a CDS encoding RNA polymerase sigma factor, with protein sequence MPDRYIERVLNGDKEAFRFIIREYKEDAYNLAISIVKEEYAAKEVVQKSFINAYEGLAEFRKEAAFNTWFHRIVVNESYQLLRSRKPDRNHPFNEEQHIDGSNNSVHQAIDDQHKRHCIQTVLKAMKPDESLALRLFYLYEYSIKEVCEITGWSNSNTKVILHRARNNMREKLSKNFNLKPEEV encoded by the coding sequence ATGCCGGATCGTTACATAGAACGAGTTTTAAATGGTGACAAAGAGGCCTTTCGATTTATCATCAGGGAGTATAAGGAGGATGCTTATAACCTGGCGATATCGATCGTGAAGGAGGAGTATGCGGCAAAAGAGGTGGTTCAAAAATCTTTTATTAATGCATATGAAGGTCTTGCTGAGTTTAGAAAAGAGGCTGCATTTAATACCTGGTTTCATCGAATAGTTGTCAATGAATCTTATCAGCTGTTGCGCAGCCGAAAACCGGATAGAAACCATCCCTTCAATGAAGAACAGCATATTGATGGTTCAAATAATTCAGTACACCAAGCTATAGACGATCAACACAAGAGGCACTGTATTCAAACCGTTTTAAAAGCGATGAAGCCTGATGAAAGCCTCGCTCTGAGGTTATTTTATCTGTATGAGTACAGCATCAAAGAAGTTTGCGAAATAACCGGCTGGAGCAATTCAAATACAAAGGTAATTTTACACAGAGCAAGGAATAACATGAGAGAAAAACTATCCAAAAATTTCAACCTGAAACCGGAAGAGGTGTAG
- a CDS encoding murein hydrolase activator EnvC family protein gives MTFRLPTYLFLFLTLCFGVDVLFAQDSSYEEQRNQVVQQQNSTRSQIETLQEQIDNYSERLGYATERYDQMFQQYQEMERLIALQQENIRQMTREQEQITEEIQLIEQNINRLQEELRTLIEEYKETLTFLYKNGRTTEVALLLSSGSFNQLLIRSYYLGKFDEYQSAQADRIKETQEEYEESIVDLEETRERNQEALASIREETDQLQQRREMQERNVQLLRRDRDNLQEQLEIHQRQLAELTEVLENLVAEEERIQREEEERRRRLAEASEIEDDDERRAAEERYSRPILRESGISNEELLAYENSFEENRGELPWPVDNGTITQKFGIRTHPVFNTQTNFPGIEIAAVPGSTVRAVNDGYVFGIQNFLGFGDVVLVHHGTYKTMYGNMSEVFVRKNQVLQKGDVVGLSGDENSANGEVIIFMIAEGSEYIDPQQWLQSTPVP, from the coding sequence ATGACGTTTCGACTACCAACCTACTTATTTCTTTTTCTTACACTCTGTTTTGGGGTTGATGTGCTATTTGCCCAGGATTCTTCCTATGAAGAGCAGCGCAATCAAGTGGTTCAGCAGCAAAATTCAACCCGCAGCCAGATCGAAACCCTGCAGGAACAGATCGACAACTACAGCGAACGGCTAGGGTATGCCACCGAGCGATATGATCAAATGTTTCAGCAGTATCAGGAGATGGAACGGTTAATTGCGCTACAGCAGGAGAACATCCGCCAAATGACCCGGGAACAGGAGCAGATAACGGAAGAGATTCAGCTCATCGAGCAAAATATCAACCGCCTACAGGAAGAGCTCCGCACTTTGATTGAGGAGTATAAAGAGACCCTCACTTTTCTCTATAAAAACGGACGTACGACAGAAGTTGCCCTGCTGCTCAGTTCCGGATCTTTCAACCAGCTTTTAATACGATCGTACTATCTCGGCAAATTTGATGAATATCAGTCGGCTCAGGCAGATCGGATAAAAGAAACGCAAGAGGAGTATGAAGAGTCGATCGTTGATTTAGAAGAGACCCGGGAGCGAAATCAAGAAGCTCTGGCGTCGATACGTGAAGAGACCGATCAGCTTCAGCAGCGACGAGAAATGCAGGAAAGAAATGTTCAGTTACTTCGCCGAGACCGGGATAATCTACAGGAGCAGCTGGAAATTCATCAGCGGCAGCTTGCAGAATTGACGGAAGTGCTTGAAAATTTAGTAGCCGAAGAGGAGCGGATTCAGCGTGAAGAGGAAGAACGCCGCCGCCGACTCGCGGAAGCTTCAGAAATTGAAGATGACGATGAGCGCCGGGCAGCAGAAGAGCGCTATTCCCGGCCAATACTTCGCGAAAGCGGGATTAGCAACGAAGAGCTCCTTGCATACGAAAACAGCTTTGAAGAGAATCGTGGCGAGCTTCCATGGCCTGTAGACAATGGGACGATTACGCAAAAATTTGGTATCCGTACTCATCCGGTGTTCAATACCCAAACCAATTTCCCGGGTATTGAGATTGCAGCCGTTCCCGGTTCAACCGTTAGGGCCGTGAATGACGGATATGTATTTGGCATTCAGAATTTCCTCGGTTTTGGCGATGTTGTATTGGTTCATCACGGCACCTATAAAACCATGTATGGAAACATGAGTGAAGTTTTTGTCCGAAAAAATCAGGTCCTTCAAAAAGGTGATGTAGTCGGACTTTCCGGAGATGAAAATTCTGCAAACGGAGAAGTTATCATCTTTATGATTGCAGAGGGCAGCGAATATATTGATCCCCAGCAGTGGCTGCAGTCTACTCCTGTTCCCTGA
- a CDS encoding YajQ family cyclic di-GMP-binding protein, with product MASFDIVNQINAQEVDNAVNNTLKEVTSRYDFKGLHTEVNFDKKENRIDLVAAEGMKLKAVKEMLIKHFIKRGLEPKALEFGREEGTSQGYVKMSATIKEGIDRETAKKIVKEIKGLKLKVQPAIQDDQVRVSGKKIDDLQEVIQYLKSKNFGIPLQFVNLK from the coding sequence ATGGCCTCGTTTGATATAGTAAACCAAATAAATGCCCAGGAAGTGGATAATGCCGTGAATAATACCTTAAAGGAAGTTACTTCACGGTACGATTTTAAGGGACTTCACACCGAAGTGAATTTTGATAAGAAGGAGAATCGAATCGACCTGGTGGCTGCAGAAGGGATGAAATTGAAAGCTGTAAAAGAGATGCTGATTAAGCACTTTATAAAAAGAGGACTGGAACCGAAGGCTTTAGAGTTTGGACGCGAAGAGGGGACGTCTCAGGGGTACGTTAAGATGAGTGCTACCATTAAAGAAGGCATTGACCGTGAGACGGCGAAAAAAATTGTGAAAGAGATTAAAGGGCTGAAGCTAAAAGTTCAGCCGGCCATTCAGGATGATCAGGTGAGGGTTTCAGGGAAAAAGATTGACGATCTGCAGGAAGTGATTCAGTATCTGAAGAGTAAAAACTTCGGGATTCCGCTTCAGTTTGTAAATCTGAAGTAA
- a CDS encoding DUF6249 domain-containing protein, translating to MNQIVFTIIFLAFLTAGFLAWYFSHKSREKERMLLIEKGQEVPEQKNGWSFSFRFPWLKVGILITAIAVGLIIGITINEMTDFREFPPIMMLLFGGIGMIIAHYVGKKDNG from the coding sequence ATGAACCAAATTGTATTTACGATCATTTTTCTGGCATTCTTAACCGCCGGTTTTCTGGCTTGGTATTTTTCCCATAAATCGCGTGAAAAAGAGCGTATGTTGCTGATTGAAAAAGGACAGGAAGTACCTGAACAAAAAAATGGCTGGAGTTTCTCATTCCGCTTTCCGTGGCTAAAGGTCGGCATTTTGATAACAGCAATAGCAGTTGGTCTGATTATTGGAATCACAATAAATGAAATGACAGATTTTCGTGAATTTCCTCCAATTATGATGTTACTGTTTGGTGGGATCGGGATGATTATTGCACATTATGTAGGCAAAAAGGATAACGGATAA
- a CDS encoding low molecular weight protein-tyrosine-phosphatase: MPDSNRITKENPYKIVFVCLGNICRSPTAEGVMQHLVNERGLQSYFYIDSAGTSAYHIGEPANSKAQKVANERGFELKSRARRFESEDLYEFDLILAMDRENYQNILALDGNGSYSDKVKLMREFDPKAGNNAEVPDPYYGGMDGFNNVFDMVQRSCENLLDELEERIEK; encoded by the coding sequence ATGCCTGATTCAAACCGCATCACCAAAGAAAATCCATACAAAATCGTATTCGTCTGTCTCGGTAATATCTGCCGCAGCCCGACCGCCGAGGGTGTGATGCAGCACTTGGTGAACGAGCGCGGTCTTCAGTCCTATTTCTATATCGATTCGGCCGGGACGTCCGCCTACCACATCGGGGAGCCTGCCAACAGCAAGGCACAAAAAGTGGCAAATGAGCGAGGGTTTGAGCTCAAATCCAGAGCCCGGCGATTTGAATCCGAAGACCTGTACGAATTTGACCTGATTCTAGCGATGGACCGGGAGAACTACCAAAACATTCTGGCTTTAGACGGTAACGGCAGCTATTCCGACAAGGTTAAATTAATGCGCGAGTTCGACCCGAAAGCCGGTAACAACGCCGAAGTGCCCGACCCCTACTACGGCGGTATGGACGGATTCAACAATGTGTTTGATATGGTTCAACGAAGCTGCGAAAACCTACTCGACGAGCTGGAAGAACGGATAGAGAAATAA
- a CDS encoding helical backbone metal receptor: MSTTFAMNPPQKIVSLVPSLTELLFDLGLGKQVIGRTRFCIHPEGKVNQAEIMGGTKNPRLDKIQEAQPDLIIANKEENRKKDIEKLQSDFEVMVTDINTIEDALLTIHEIGKRCGAEEAAEELTSAIRKEYDNVPNEPLLSVAYLIWREPWMTIGSDTYIHSVLRRWKLENVFGDQTRYPKTSLDEIKNKQPDIILLSSEPYPFKEKHLKEIEQNCPDCRVLLVDGEWFSWYGSRMLPSFRKLNSFRKAIS, translated from the coding sequence TTGAGCACAACGTTTGCCATGAATCCACCACAAAAAATTGTTAGCCTTGTTCCATCACTTACGGAGCTCCTGTTCGATCTGGGTTTGGGGAAGCAGGTAATCGGCCGAACGCGGTTTTGTATTCATCCGGAAGGAAAAGTGAATCAAGCTGAAATCATGGGAGGTACCAAGAATCCCCGGCTGGATAAAATTCAGGAAGCACAGCCCGATTTGATCATCGCCAACAAAGAGGAGAACCGGAAAAAAGATATCGAGAAGCTGCAATCTGATTTTGAGGTGATGGTAACCGATATCAACACCATCGAAGATGCGCTGCTTACCATTCACGAGATTGGAAAACGGTGCGGTGCAGAAGAGGCTGCCGAAGAACTAACCTCTGCAATCCGAAAAGAGTATGATAATGTACCCAATGAACCGCTGCTCTCCGTTGCTTATTTGATCTGGCGCGAACCGTGGATGACCATCGGCAGCGACACGTATATCCACTCAGTTCTGAGGCGATGGAAACTGGAAAATGTGTTTGGAGATCAGACGAGATACCCGAAAACCTCGCTGGATGAAATAAAAAATAAACAGCCGGATATTATCCTGCTCAGCAGTGAGCCTTATCCGTTTAAGGAAAAACACCTCAAAGAAATAGAGCAAAATTGTCCCGACTGCCGGGTGCTGCTTGTTGACGGAGAATGGTTTAGCTGGTACGGTTCGCGCATGCTCCCCTCGTTCAGAAAACTGAATTCGTTTCGAAAAGCGATCAGCTAA
- a CDS encoding DUF4292 domain-containing protein — MQSLLKPLLIGITTLLLLSACSSSERLISIEDMERSDISPEQLVERIPDYREDLKTLSGNGRAIVSEPGGSDRVTLQFRSDREKSLITIRTSVGIEGGQILVDTDSLLIYNRVDKYAEKVSLNQSNLTSIGSLASLNMLDMFSFTFQPDDIRGIYEDETHFVAVLDDRSQVTILKSDGFIQKVTQSGADAAYSQIDYEGYAQIEDFYLPRKITILSNDGDSKATFLVQRLEVNTTLLPMEISIPENIPIYRI; from the coding sequence ATGCAAAGTCTATTGAAACCCCTACTTATCGGGATTACAACGCTACTTCTTCTGTCTGCCTGCAGCAGCTCGGAACGGCTTATATCCATCGAAGATATGGAGCGTTCAGATATCTCTCCCGAACAGCTGGTTGAACGAATACCGGATTATCGCGAAGATCTCAAAACACTTTCAGGTAACGGACGGGCCATAGTCAGCGAACCGGGCGGCAGTGATCGTGTAACCCTTCAGTTCCGGTCAGATCGAGAAAAGAGCCTGATTACTATCAGAACAAGTGTGGGTATTGAAGGCGGACAAATATTGGTTGATACAGATTCCCTTTTGATTTATAACCGCGTGGATAAATACGCAGAAAAGGTATCCCTGAATCAGAGTAACCTGACAAGTATAGGTTCATTAGCCTCATTGAATATGCTCGATATGTTTAGCTTTACTTTTCAGCCGGACGATATTCGCGGTATTTATGAAGATGAAACCCATTTTGTGGCTGTTTTGGATGACCGGTCACAAGTTACCATTTTAAAATCTGATGGATTTATTCAAAAGGTCACCCAATCGGGTGCAGATGCCGCCTACAGCCAAATTGATTATGAAGGTTACGCACAAATTGAGGATTTTTATCTGCCGCGGAAAATCACCATTTTAAGCAACGATGGTGACTCTAAAGCTACTTTTTTAGTTCAGCGCCTGGAAGTAAATACAACTTTACTTCCCATGGAGATCTCCATTCCTGAAAACATCCCAATTTACAGGATATGA
- a CDS encoding fructosamine kinase family protein, with amino-acid sequence MIPTELSTHLTETLDLEIKDTQPLSGGSINQAVKLSTNKGDYFLKWNRSAPDDFFEKEADGLKRLRDAKSNLQVPNVISTGKPEPGRPGYLLMEFIEKGRTGNSFEFGQKLAKLHQTKAEQFGLEMDNYIGSLPQSNRQCNDWTEFFTQERIDPQIKMAVDSGKMDAGINQNWNRLSSKLNDIFPATTPSLLHGDLWGGNYLFDSSGNAVMIDPAVYYGHPEMDLSFTKMFGGFSAEFYSGYESESPLEPGFSERVPIYNLYPLLVHVNLFGGHYTSQFKSILKNY; translated from the coding sequence ATGATCCCAACAGAACTTTCAACACATCTTACGGAAACTCTTGATCTAGAAATAAAAGATACTCAACCCCTATCCGGGGGAAGTATCAATCAAGCCGTGAAACTCTCCACGAACAAGGGTGATTATTTTTTAAAATGGAACCGTTCGGCGCCGGATGACTTTTTTGAAAAGGAAGCGGACGGATTGAAACGTTTAAGGGATGCCAAATCAAATCTCCAGGTTCCCAACGTTATTTCAACCGGAAAACCGGAACCCGGCCGACCGGGATATCTGCTGATGGAATTCATCGAGAAAGGCCGTACAGGAAACTCCTTCGAATTTGGGCAAAAACTGGCTAAGCTCCATCAAACCAAGGCTGAACAATTTGGCCTGGAAATGGATAACTACATCGGGAGCCTTCCGCAGAGCAATCGTCAATGCAACGACTGGACAGAGTTTTTCACCCAGGAACGCATTGATCCACAGATAAAAATGGCGGTCGATTCAGGCAAAATGGATGCAGGCATCAACCAAAACTGGAATCGGCTTTCATCGAAACTCAACGACATTTTCCCGGCAACAACCCCTTCACTCCTGCACGGCGACCTTTGGGGCGGAAACTACCTGTTTGACTCCTCCGGAAACGCTGTAATGATCGATCCTGCCGTCTACTACGGTCACCCGGAGATGGATCTCTCCTTCACCAAAATGTTTGGAGGTTTTTCTGCCGAGTTTTACAGCGGCTATGAATCGGAATCTCCGCTCGAGCCAGGATTTTCTGAACGCGTCCCCATTTATAATCTCTACCCACTGTTGGTACACGTAAACCTTTTCGGGGGGCATTACACCTCTCAGTTCAAATCTATCCTTAAAAATTATTAG